In Chelonia mydas isolate rCheMyd1 chromosome 19, rCheMyd1.pri.v2, whole genome shotgun sequence, the following are encoded in one genomic region:
- the SLFNL1 gene encoding schlafen-like protein 1, giving the protein MDDSPEETTEETAGEPLAGPVEEALPCPTHVYTLCIRNLNPKYSQEVLCSMLKDILGTASLPLQRHDIEVVKKPRRAYALVQVTTELSLENVLKQLQVASDMEQRLLRELVVKGKTLVVEEGRRALPSAKECQESDTEVTGASTPESPVLGRLQSGKSRLRGSEEAQPSPCWKGPPPAQKLVERPAVFLSGTRSDSAIVRREIVGQERLFYGAFMGSETRNVEFKRGGGEYLSVTLKHHVRKYVCAFLNSEGGSLFVGVEDNGFVNGVRCGHKEEDRIRLLIDSLLKGFKPQVFPDAYTLTFIPVVKAEDTGIFLKVIRLSVHLPRQQGELLLYETDQGEVYLRRDGSIQGPLSGSAIQEWCRQKWTGEVRKLEERIESLMKEKESLQQQINQQRSRNPKSRFCTIL; this is encoded by the exons ATGGACGATTCACCGGAGGAGACGACGGAAGAGACAGCAGGGGAGCCCCTGGCAGGGCCCGTGGAGGAGGCGCTCCCGTGCCCGACTCACGTCTACACACTGTGTATTAGGAACCTGAACCCCAAGTACTCGCAAGAGGTTCTCTGCAGCATGCTGAAGGACATTCTGGGCACCgccagcctccccctgcagcgGCACGACATAGAAGTGGTGAAGAAACCGAGACGGGCCTACGCCTTGGTGCAGGTGACCACGGAGCTGAGCCTGGAGAACGTCCTGAAGCAGCTCCAGGTTGCCTCGGACATGGAGCAACGTCTCCTCAGGGAGCTAGTGGTGAAAGGGAAAACCCTGGTGGTGGAGGAAGGCAGGAGAGCCTTGCCCAGCGCTAAGGAGTGCCAAGAG AGTGACACAGAGGTGACTGGTGCCAGCACCCCAGAGTCTCCCGTGCTGGGGCGTTTGCAGTCTGGCAAGAGCAGGCTGCGGGGGTCCGAGGAAGCCCAACCCAGCCCTTGTTGGAAgggcccccctccagcccagaagCTGGTGGAGCGGCCGGCAGTGTTTCTTAGCGGCACCAGGTCAGACAGCGCCATTGTTCGGCGGGAGATCGTGGGCCAGGAGCGCTTGTTCTATGGAGCCTTCATGGGGAGTGAGACCAGGAACGTGGAGTtcaagcggggtgggggggaataccTGAGTGTGACCCTCAAACACCACGTCCGGAAGTATGTGTGCGCCTTCCTCAACAGCGAAGGGGGCAGCCTcttcgtgggggtggaggacaACGGCTTCGTGAATGGGGTCAGGTGTGGGCACAAAGAGGAGGACCGCATCCGCCTGCTCATCGACTCCCTTCTGAAAGGGTTCAAGCCGCAGGTGTTCCCTGACGCCTACACCCTGACCTTCATCCCTGTGGTCAAAGCAGAAGACACCGGTATCTTCCTGAAGGTGATCCGGCTAAGTGTTCATCTGCCCAGACAgcagggagagctgctgctttATGAAACGGACCAGGGGGAAGTGTACCTGCGCCGGGACGGCAGCATCCAGGGGCCACTCTCAGGGAGCGCCATCCAGGAGTGGTGCAGGCAG AAATGGACAGGAGAAGTGAGGAAGCTGGAAGAGCGGATAGAGAGTTTGATGAAGGAGAAGGAGAGCCTGCAGCAACAAATCAACCAGCAGCGGAGCCGGAATCCCAAATCTAGATTCTGCACCATCCTGTGA